The DNA region ATCACTGTGGAAACGGTCGTCGGCACGTTGCCGCGACTGCCGGCGTCCATCCCCGCCACGTATGCGGGGCGGTGTTGCCGGTGAGGCGCGCGTGATCCGGCCCTCACCCACCGACAACGCAGCAGTGCTGAAGGTGGGCACACACCGTCAGCGGCCTGGTGCCGGGCACTCGCTTTGAGCCGAAGGCCACGGTCATCATCAAAGTACCGGTCGGCACCACCACGCCACCCGACCGGCTGGTGGAAGCGTTCCCGCTCAACCAGGTGGTGCTCGATCGCGACACACAGGGGCGCGACACGCCGTTCATCAAGAATCGCGACAAGTTCCTCTGCGGACGCTCGCGGCGACCAACCCTGACGCGTTCCTCTACAACTTCAGAGAGGCGTTTGGGCAGCCGCAACCGGCGGGCACGCGGCAGCTTGAAGGGTGGGACAACCAGACCACGCGGTTGCGCGGGCACGCAAGCGGTCACTACCTGACAGCCATCGCACAGGCGTATGCGAGCACCGGGTATGACCCTGCGCTGCAGGCAAAGTTCCTGACGAAGATGAACTATCTGGTGGACACGCTCTACGACCTGTCGCACAAGTCGGGCCGGCCGGCACAGGCGGGTGGGCCGTCAGTCGCGGATCCGACAGCGGTTCCGGTTGGTCCCGGTCGAGCGAGCTACGATTCAAACCTCAGGGCCGGCGCCATTCGCACCGACTACTGGAACTGGGGCACGGGCTTCATCAGCGCGTATCCGCCCGACCAGTTCATCATGCTCGAGCGCGGCGCCACCTACGGCACGCAGGACAGCCAAATCTGGGCGCCGTACTACACGCTGCACAAGATCCTGGCGGGCCTGCTCGACACGTACGAAGTGGCCGGCAACAAAAAGGCGCTTGAAATTGCACGGGGCATGGGCGGCTGGGTGCAGACGCGGTTGAGTGCGCTGCCGACCCGAGACACGCATCAGCATGTGGAACCGGTACATTGCCGGCGAATACGGCGGCATGAACGAGGCGATGGCGCGCCTGTTCCGGCTCACCGGCGAACGCCGCTTTCTGGACACCGCGAAGTTGTTCGACAACATCAACTTCTTTTACGGCAACGCCAATCGCGATCACGGTCTGGCCAAAGGCGTGGACACCATCCGCGGCAAACACGCCAACCAGCACATTCCGCAGATCACGCGCGCGC from Acidobacteriota bacterium includes:
- a CDS encoding glycoside hydrolase family 127 protein; the encoded protein is MRGHASGHYLTAIAQAYASTGYDPALQAKFLTKMNYLVDTLYDLSHKSGRPAQAGGPSVADPTAVPVGPGRASYDSNLRAGAIRTDYWNWGTGFISAYPPDQFIMLERGATYGTQDSQIWAPYYTLHKILAGLLDTYEVAGNKKALEIARGMGGWVQTRLSALPTRDTHQHVEPVHCRRIRRHERGDGAPVPAHRRTPLSGHREVVRQHQLLLRQRQSRSRSGQRRGHHPRQTRQPAHSADHARALQTHPGLGG